The genomic segment GCGGTAGGCATGCGGCGTTCGCGCACCGGCCTCGGGGGTTTCTCGCTGATCGAGATGGTCATCACCGTGGCCATCATCGGCGTGCTGGCCTCGATCGCGCTGCCGCTCGGTCAGCTCACGGTTCAGCGCGCCAGGGAACACGAGCTGCGGCGCGCACTGCGCGAGATCCGCACGGCGATCGACGAGTACAAGCGCGCCGCCGACCAGGGGCGCGTGGCCCGCGCGGCGGATGCCTCCGGCTATCCGCCTTCCCTGGACGTGCTGGTGGATGGCGTGCCGAACGCGAAGGATCCCGCCAAGCGCCCGATCTACTTCCTGCGCCGCCTGCCGCGCGACCCCTTCCACGAAGGCGAGGCGTCGCGCGCCTCCGAGACGTGGGGATTGCGCAGCTACGACTCTCCGCCGGACAACCCGCGCCCGGGCAAGGACGTGTTCGACGTCCATTCGCGCTCCGCCGCCGTCGGCATCGGCGGCGTGCCCTACCGGGAGTGGTGACGTGCGCCGCCGCGGTTTCACGTTGATCGAACTGCTGATCGTCCTGTCGATCATGGCCGTGCTGTTGACCATCGCGCTGCCGCGCTACTTCCAGTCGGTCGACCGTTCGCGCGAGGTCGCCCTCGCGCAATCGCTGATGGTGGTGCGCGATGCCATCGACAAGTACTACTCGGACCGCGGGCGCTACCCCGACAGCCTGTCCGATCTCGTGCAGGCCCGGTACCTGCGCGCGCTTCCGGTGGACCCCGTCACGGGCAACGCCGATGCGTGGGTGGTCGTGCCTCCGCCGGCGGGGACGATCGGCGGCGGTTCCCTGTACGACCTGCGCAGCGGTGCACCCGGCCAGTCCACCGAAGGCCGCGCCTTCTCGGAGTTCTGAGGGATGCGGCAGAAGGGCTTCACCTACATCGGGCTGCTGCTGCTGGTGGCGATGACCACGAGTGCGCTGGCCGTCGCGGCCTCGCTCTGGAGCCTGGAAAGCCGGCGCGAGAAGGAAGCCGACCTGCTCTTCATCGGCGCCGAGTTCAGGCAGGCGATCGCGTCGTTCCGCGAGCGCACGCCCGCGGGGCAGGCGCCGCGCTTTCCGCAGCGGCTGGAGGAGCTCGTCGACGATCGCCGCTGGCCCACGACGCGGCGGCACCTGCGGCAGGTCTACGTCGACCCGATGACGGGCTCGCGCGACTGGGGCCTGGTCACCGCGCCCGGCGGCGGCATCGTGGGCGTCTACAGCCGTTCCGAAGCGGCGCCGGTCAAGCGCGCCCGCTTTCCGGAGGACTACGAGGGCTTCGACGATGCGCCGGGTTACCAGCAATGGCGCTTCGTCTACTCGAGCCCCGGCGGCCCGGCGCAGGAGAAGAACTGAGACGGCCATGGGGATCACCCTGATGAGGAGCGGAGTGCGCGAGCCTATACTTTTGGAATGCCGTTCTGCAGTACGCAACGGGCTTCCGGACCCACGGCGATCCGCAGGATGCAACCGGTGAAAGCGATCGAAGCGCGGGACCTCCGCTTCTCCTGGCCGGGGCAGCCGGAGTGCTTGAGCCTTCCGGCCCTGGACCTCGACGCCGGGAGCCATCTCTTCGTGCACGGCCCGAGCGGCAGCGGCAAGAGCACGCTGCTGTCCCTCCTGGCCGGCGTGCTCACGCCGCAGGCCGGCAGTGTTTCGGTGCTCGGCCAATCCTGGACCGGATTGCGCCGCCCCGCGCGCGACCGTTTCCGCGCCGACCACATCGGCTACATCTTCCAGCAGTTCAACCTGCTGCCGTACCTGCCGGTGGTGGGCAATGTGACGCTGCCTTGCAAGCTGTCGCGCCGGCGCGCTGCGCGGGCCGAGGCCGCCGGCGGCGTGCTGGTCACCGGGCAGCTGCTGCTGCGCTCGCTGGGCATCGGGCCGGAGCTCTGGGATCGGCCCGCCGCGCAACTCTCGGTCGGCCAGCAGCAGCGCGTGGCGGCGGCGCGCGCCCTGATCGGGCAACCCGAACTCGTCATCGCCGACGAGCCCACGTCCGCGCTGGACGCGCAGCGGCGCGAGGGGTTCATGCACCTGCTGCTGGCCGCCTGCGGCCGCGCGGGCAGCGCGCTGGTGTTCGTCAGCCATGACGAGCGACTGGCGACGCACTTCGCCCGATCCGTGTCGCTGGCGCGAGAGGATGCGGCGCAGGAGCACGTGGCGTGAGGGGCATCCTCTCCATTGCGTGGCGCAGTGCCTGGAACCGGCGCTTCGTGCTGCTGCTCGTCGTGCTGTCGATCGCGTTCTCCACCTTCCTCGTGATGACGCTGGAGCGCGTGCGGGCGGATGTGCGGGAGTCCTTCTCGCAATCGGTGTCCGGGACGGACCTGATCGTCGGGCCGCGCGGCGGCCGGCTCGAACTGCTGCTGTACTCCGTGTTCCGCTGGGGCTCCGCCCCCGGCACGATGCAGTGGAGCAGCGCCACGAAGATCGGCGCTCATCGCAGCGTGGCGTGGTGGGTGCCGCTGTCCCTGGGCGACTCGCACCGCGGCTTTCCCGTGCTGGCCACCACGCCTTCGTACTTCGAGCATTTCCGCTTCGGCCGGCGCGAGCGGCTGCAGTTCGAGCAGGGCGGCGGGTTCGGGTCGGACTTCGACGCGGTGCTCGGCGCCGACGTGGCGCAGGCCCTGGGCTATGAACCCGGTGAGCGCATCGTGCTCAGCCACGGCACGGGAGAGGCCGATTTCAACGACCACGCTGACAAGCCGTTCACCGTCGTGGGCGTCCTGCGCCGGACCGGAACGCCGGTGGACCGCACCATCCACATCGGGCTGGACGGCATGGACGCCGTCCACGAGCACTTCGCGGGAGGGGTGGCGCTTCCGGCCTCGCACAACGCCGCGCATGCCGACGACGAGGACCGCACCATCACGGCCGTGCTCGTGGGCCTGAAGAACCGCGCCGCGGTGTTCTCGGTCCAGCGGGACATCCAGGATTTCCGCGGCGAACCCTTGATGGCCGTGCTGCCCGGCGTGGTGCTCGACGAACTCTGGCAGGCGGTGGGAAGCACCGAGCAGGTCCTGCGCTGGATGACCGCCTTCGTGGCCGCAGTGAGCCTCGCAGGCCTGGTGGCGGTGGTGCTCACGGGGCTCGAACAGCGCCGACGCGAACTCGCCATCCTGCGGGCCGTGGGCGCAGGGCCGGGCCACGTGATGCTGCTGCTTTGCGTCGAGGGCGTGCTGATCACGGCCGCCGGGGCGTTCCTCGGCCTTGCCGCGCACTGGCTCGCCATCGGCCTGCTCGACGACTGGCTTCGGGTCAGCTGGGGCGTGCAGGTCGCGCTCACCGCACCGGGCGCGCACGAACTCACCCTGATCGGTTCCATCCTGGCGTGCGGGGTCCTCGCCAGCCTGCTTCCCGGCTTGCGCGCCTACAGGATCTCGCTGGTCGACGGTCTTTCACCGCGGGTTTGAACATGAGATCACGGGTCATCGCAGGGTTGCTGTTCGCGTTCGCGTGGTTCGCGACGCCGCTGTTCGCGGCGGCGCCCGCCTTCCAGGAAATCGGGTGGCTCGCGCTGGTGCCCAGGGACTGGAAGCCGCAGGAGAAGCTGGATCGCAAGAAGGCCGAGTCGCTCAAGGACGGCGACGCGCTGGCGCAGGAAATGATGAAGGAGCTGCGCGAGGTGCTCGACTCCGCGCCGACCGTCCCATCGCTGAACGGCACGCGCGTGCGCATGCCCGGCTTCGTCGTGCCGCTCGACACGTCGCGCGACGGGTTCAGCGAGTTCCTGCTCGTGCCCTACCACGGCGCCTGCATCCACACGCCCCCGCCTCCGGCCAACCAGATCGTCCACGTCGTGTCCAGGCAGCCGGTGAAGGGCTTCCAGAGCATGAGTGCTGTGTGGGTGTCCGGAACCATGCAGGTGGTGCGCAAGGACACCGGCATGGGCGTCAGCGGCTACGCGCTGGAGCTCGCGGCGATCGAGCCGTACCGCCCGAAATGAGCCTGCTGCCGACGATCGGATAGAGCCATGCCCCGACGCGCCGCGTTTCCCTCCATCGCCGACGAACATGCCGCGCCCGGCGGCGCTGCCGCGGTCGATCGCGCCGTGACGCTGCTGTCCCTGTTCGCGGGCGGCAGCGGCCCGTACACGCTCAGCGCGCTGGCGGAGCAGACCAAGCTCTACAAGAGCACGGTGCTGCGCCTGCTGGCCTCGCTGGAGCATTCCGGGCTGGTGCTGCGGCAGGCCGACGGGCGCTACGCGTTGGGGCCGATGATCGCCCGGCTGTATGCCTCGTATGCGGCCTCGTTCTCGCTGGAATCGGTGGTGATGCCGGTACTGCGGCAACTGGTGGAGCGGACGACCGAGAGCGCGGCCTTCCACGTGAGGCAGGGCGAGCACCGCCTCTGCCTGTACCGCGTCGATTCGACGCAGCCGGTGCGGGACCACATCAAGGTGGGCGACCTGATGCCGCTCACGCAGGGCGCCGGCGGCCGGGTACTCATGGCATTCGCGGGCACCCCGGGCGCGATGTACGAGCGGATCCGCCGCGACCATCTCGCAGTGCTGTGCGGCGATCGCGTGCCGGAACTGGCGGGCGTGTCCTCGCCGGTGTTCGATGCCGCGGGAATGCTGGTCGGCGCGGTGACGCTGACCATGCCGAAGGAGCGCCTGTCGCCCTCGCATGGCCCCCATGTGGTGCGTTCCGCCGCCGACCTGACCGCGAAGCTTGGCGGGCGCTTCCCGCGCACCGTGACCGAATAACTCATCCGCAGCTTCGTTGGGGGTTTGTCCCTACGTTTTGGCGCGGAGCGCCTTCCTATACTGCCCCTCGAGCTAAAAACAAAACGCCGTTTCGTACAGCAGAACGGCAGCTTGCGGCTCCAGGAAAGCAGTCGTCTCCGCCACGAAAGAACTTCACCGAAAGGAATCACATGATCCAAGCCAGCCTTCGTCTCGGCTTCGCGGCACTGGCCGCCTGCATGTCGGTCGGCTTCGCGCACGCGCAGCCCGCCCGGGCCGACGCACCCGGAAGCGTCAAGAAGAGCAGCCACGACGTGTACTACAACGTCTGCCGCGGCACCGATCCCGCCTGCCTGGCGCAGAACAACGGCTGGCCCGAGGTTTCCGCAACCGCCAAGACCCGCGTG from the Ramlibacter henchirensis genome contains:
- a CDS encoding type II secretion system protein; protein product: MRRSRTGLGGFSLIEMVITVAIIGVLASIALPLGQLTVQRAREHELRRALREIRTAIDEYKRAADQGRVARAADASGYPPSLDVLVDGVPNAKDPAKRPIYFLRRLPRDPFHEGEASRASETWGLRSYDSPPDNPRPGKDVFDVHSRSAAVGIGGVPYREW
- a CDS encoding type II secretion system protein; its protein translation is MRRRGFTLIELLIVLSIMAVLLTIALPRYFQSVDRSREVALAQSLMVVRDAIDKYYSDRGRYPDSLSDLVQARYLRALPVDPVTGNADAWVVVPPPAGTIGGGSLYDLRSGAPGQSTEGRAFSEF
- a CDS encoding type II secretion system protein, whose amino-acid sequence is MRQKGFTYIGLLLLVAMTTSALAVAASLWSLESRREKEADLLFIGAEFRQAIASFRERTPAGQAPRFPQRLEELVDDRRWPTTRRHLRQVYVDPMTGSRDWGLVTAPGGGIVGVYSRSEAAPVKRARFPEDYEGFDDAPGYQQWRFVYSSPGGPAQEKN
- a CDS encoding ABC transporter ATP-binding protein; this translates as MQPVKAIEARDLRFSWPGQPECLSLPALDLDAGSHLFVHGPSGSGKSTLLSLLAGVLTPQAGSVSVLGQSWTGLRRPARDRFRADHIGYIFQQFNLLPYLPVVGNVTLPCKLSRRRAARAEAAGGVLVTGQLLLRSLGIGPELWDRPAAQLSVGQQQRVAAARALIGQPELVIADEPTSALDAQRREGFMHLLLAACGRAGSALVFVSHDERLATHFARSVSLAREDAAQEHVA
- a CDS encoding ABC transporter permease → MRGILSIAWRSAWNRRFVLLLVVLSIAFSTFLVMTLERVRADVRESFSQSVSGTDLIVGPRGGRLELLLYSVFRWGSAPGTMQWSSATKIGAHRSVAWWVPLSLGDSHRGFPVLATTPSYFEHFRFGRRERLQFEQGGGFGSDFDAVLGADVAQALGYEPGERIVLSHGTGEADFNDHADKPFTVVGVLRRTGTPVDRTIHIGLDGMDAVHEHFAGGVALPASHNAAHADDEDRTITAVLVGLKNRAAVFSVQRDIQDFRGEPLMAVLPGVVLDELWQAVGSTEQVLRWMTAFVAAVSLAGLVAVVLTGLEQRRRELAILRAVGAGPGHVMLLLCVEGVLITAAGAFLGLAAHWLAIGLLDDWLRVSWGVQVALTAPGAHELTLIGSILACGVLASLLPGLRAYRISLVDGLSPRV
- a CDS encoding DUF3299 domain-containing protein, giving the protein MRSRVIAGLLFAFAWFATPLFAAAPAFQEIGWLALVPRDWKPQEKLDRKKAESLKDGDALAQEMMKELREVLDSAPTVPSLNGTRVRMPGFVVPLDTSRDGFSEFLLVPYHGACIHTPPPPANQIVHVVSRQPVKGFQSMSAVWVSGTMQVVRKDTGMGVSGYALELAAIEPYRPK
- a CDS encoding IclR family transcriptional regulator, whose protein sequence is MPRRAAFPSIADEHAAPGGAAAVDRAVTLLSLFAGGSGPYTLSALAEQTKLYKSTVLRLLASLEHSGLVLRQADGRYALGPMIARLYASYAASFSLESVVMPVLRQLVERTTESAAFHVRQGEHRLCLYRVDSTQPVRDHIKVGDLMPLTQGAGGRVLMAFAGTPGAMYERIRRDHLAVLCGDRVPELAGVSSPVFDAAGMLVGAVTLTMPKERLSPSHGPHVVRSAADLTAKLGGRFPRTVTE